CGTCGAAAACAGGAACACATCGAACTGAAAATGTGACAAATGATAGTTCTTCTACTATTTCAGACTTAGAAATTGCAAATGAACCACCAAATGCAAAAAATGATAGGTCTTCTACGACTTCAGACTTAGAAATTACCAATGAACCACCTGCGGTTGCTGGATTAAGCTTGCGTGTGTTGAAACAacagaagaaaaaaaagcGTAATACAGGCCAAAgttacaaaacattaaaaggcAAAGAGATTCCTGAAAGAAGGTTGAAGGCTCTGACACCATGTAGAATGAAATGTAAGGACCGATTCTCTTTAGAAGTTCGACAAATCATTTTTAAGGAATACTGGCAATTAGGTTGTTATACTAAAAGATCTTCGTACATGGCTTCTTTATTAGATATAGAAGATAAAGCATCTGTAAGGATCCGTACAGAAGATCCTGATAAGCAAAAATTTAGAACCAAAACATATAAGTATAATCTCATTGTCAATGGAAAACGTGAACCAGTTTGTAGAGGTTGCTTACTTAAAACTTTGGATGAAAGtgataactttataaaaacagtagctttaaaaaaaagatccTCTACCGCTGGTACTGAAACAGACGATAAACGTGGAAAAAAaacacctaaaaataaaatttcagatGAAAAaagattacaaataaaaaatcacataCTTTCCTTCCCATCTTATGAAAGTCATTACACGCGAAAGAGTActtcaaagaaatatttaccaTCCCACTTGACAATACAACAAATGTATGATCAATATAAACTGTCTCGACCCAGTGAACAAAAACATCCCTCTATAAAAATCTACACACAAGAAttcaagaaattaaaattatcatttaaaaaacccCGCGCCGATACTTGTTTTACCTGCGataaatttcaaatgaaaataaaactgtgtTCAGATGAAGTAGCAAAACAAGAACTGATGTCGGAGCACCAAGAACATGTGCAATTAGGGGATGGTGCGTACGAGGAAAAGGCATTAGATACAAATATGTCTACAACAGATGACACCTATCAGACTTATACTTTCGATTTGCAACAATGTTTGCCCACTCCTATGCTAAAATCATCCGTTGCTTTTTATAAACGCCAACTGTGGACCTTCAACTTAACTATACACGACAACAAAACGGGAAAGTCTTACTGCTATGTATGGTACGAAACTATAGCAGCACGTGGAGCGAACCAAATAGCCTCATGTTTATACAAACACATCTGTACTATGGTTCCTCCATGTACCAagcatataacattttattctgACACATGTGGTGGTCAAAATAGAAATTCCCATGTCACTGCTATGTTTACATGGGTCATGCAGAACACACCAGTCCAGACAATAGACCATAAGTTTATGATTTCTGGACATAGTCATTTAGAAGTAGATACGGATCACGGTATcatagaaaagaaaaagaaaaagactGACATCGAAATTTATCACCCCCATGACTGGATACAGTTAATAAAGTCTAGTGGAAAAAAGTTTCATGTGATACGAATGAATCGCAACGACTTTTTGGACTTTTcttcattattaaaaggacCATTAGTCCTTAGATACAAAGATACTACGGGAGACCAGTTCAAATGGCTGGAGAAAAGATGGCTAAGGTATGAGAAAGACTTTGGTATTATTTTGTTCAAGAATACCTTAGACCGAAATTGTGATTTCCAGACTTTGAATCTGAAGAGAAGATCTTCAGTAGTGCCCGATGCTGTACCAGTGATAACTAACCAACCTATACCTATatccaaagaaaaaaaagatgaTCTTATATCACTTTTTCCGCTTATACCCGACACATTtcatagtttttacaataatttgccTACTTCTGAAACAGCTCGAAACACACTCCCTGATGTTTTCAGTAGTGAAGAAGAGTCCaataattagataattattaatcatacacacacacacctcTCTTCTGTGAGtgtatgattaatattattatctgaaataaaagcaACACTTCACTAGGCCTAATCACTTAAGTCATGTATAAGgtgtaattagtaaataatacgTATCACATAAGTCGCTCAAAGTCCgcttttatcttatttttttatagttttttatgttcatataatgtatttcttgtttaacaatgaaagtgtaataaataaattagtaaattcCAAATACATTGATTtctattatgttttttgttgttCCTGTAAAAACTCAAGTGAAAATGAATTATGACTTATGTACTTTAGTCTGCCGACCCTCCATATAGGACACATACTCTATTTTGGCAGATATAGGCTGTTTAGATTTTACACATCTAGAACGCCTTACAATGTAATTTCCTACGCCGAATGAGCAAGTAGGTAATAACTACGTAAACATAAAAACCTATtaccaaaacaaaataaaaacacaagaaATAATCTTTAATGTTTCACTTTGGTATGCAGATGCAGTCAGATTTAGAACAAGATACTGGTTAtatgaccaaaatcaaaggtctcAGCTGAATTCTATAATATcaggtacttaataacaacttAATCAGCTGTTAAGACAGTTTTTATGactaaatatgagtagtcccttgGATGTTGTTCAagagattttgactgtatatgtCGGGAGAATATAGATTGAGAAGAAAAAAcccataacaataaaaatatatatttaaatataacaaatgtataaatcttataaacaATTCAACCCTGACCAGTAAACTATTcctaataaatacaaatgtttaaaaagtcTCGGCACTCTCACTTAACCTGTAAGACTAACCCACTGAATACCAAACACCGAATATCTAAAATCTTATACAAATTTGTCTAAATACTGAAGACATAGACagttttttcaatatatacttattgcAAAACTATAAATTACTTCTTATACAATGTAAGCCTGCTTCTTTGTACATTTTCTTCCAAAATTCAATTCTTCTTTGATCTACATACCTTCCAAGTGCCAtgcttttatcaatattaagatattctttattttttatagtgtaTGGCTGCCAATTTATTGCACTGTTTGATACTGGGTTCCTGAAATtaaagtgaaataattttttagaaCTGTTGTGTTTGTCTTTGTTCATTAAATGTCTATGAAAACAACAAACACCCAGTACTTAACTGTATACAAACATTGTATATAGAACTATAATAAGattgcttatttattttttgttatttttattaattaaagtaactgTACAGGTAATTATCATTTCTTTGGGAATCTAATCCTAAACCTTtcattacatatttgtttatgtacatattactCATTAGTAATGTGTGCTTCAATAAATAGggaaaaaacacaaaattaattaaccatTAGTCACACAATTTAGGATTaagcttaaatttaaaaataaaatatacacattatatattaacaataataataaaacattcaaacacTAAGTCCCACAGAAatactaaagaaaatattcagAGTATTTAAGTCTTACCCATTTTTAGCAAAATCAGTCCAAAGTCTAGTTACATTATTGATAATACTTCTCAGACTTTCATTTTCCTCATAATAATCTCTATTCATTGCACAacagaatatataaaacaattcatcAACATGAGCTGCTCCCTTTATGTCACTGGCTCccatcaaatttttaaaaaagtttaaatctGTATCATAGTTAaagctatacatatatactggTAGAGTATTCCTCGCATAAAgctcaataaaataatgtattgggtatgtaaaatataagtcTGATTGTAAGTCGCAGATTTTCTCAGTATCTTCGATTGTTATATCTTGACCACCAAAGTagaattcttttattttcagccctatttcttttaatttacccTCATTcactacattatatatttctcttgGTACAAAGGAGGATGGATTTTTGTTCCTATATTCAATTTTCTTAGActcagttaataataaaactaatccTTCTCTTGAGTTATACCCAATCATTAATGGCACATTCACAGAATCACGATTATGAAATGCCTGTTCTGGATGTTCTGGTAAAAAAACCTCATTATGGCCATATTTCTTTTCAATACTAggacaaaaatgtattggaagACCTCTATGTCTTTCATCGTTGGTTACTGTTTTAAAGGTTTTACCAACCAAGTCAGTTGCTGGTACACTTTGCAAGAATGTTAGAGCTTCAATAGGATCTCTAGTCTCATTCCCTAATAATTTACACAATCTAAAAGCCCTATTTTTTCCATCAACACCCAGTGCCCAATTTGCTGTACATACACCACTTTGGGCAATcactttatgaaataatttcctGGACATAGGTGATACCATGTGGTAAGTAACAGATGCTGCACCAGCACTCTCACCAAAAATTGTAACATTATTAGAATCACCAccaaaatcattaatattttcttggaCCCAGCGCAGTGCTAGAACCTGGTCTTTCATACCAGCATTTCCTGGCACTTCAGGTATGTCTAAGTTAAGGAATCCAAACACTTCCAATCTATAGTTTATAGTAACTAACACAACATTGtgctgtaaaataaattctggGCCATACAAATCAGTATTGCCTGAACCAGATATAAAGCCTCCACCATGGATAAAAACCATTACAGGGCTTTTAGTGCTGCTTTCTATGGACTTTGTATAAACATTAAGATATAGGCAGTCTTCACTTCCTTCTTTAACTTGGCGTGTTTGAGCTTCAAATTGTGGACAGATCGGGCCATGTCTTAAAGCATCATACACACCTTTCCATGGTTTAGCAGGTAATGGGGCCTGAAATATTAGTTAACTCACATACTAGCATACTACCTATTTACACtgaatttataatgttaattaatatttaaaatctaaatactaTATGGTTTAACAGATATAGTATTTACTttacaaaaaacaacaaaaaaatattaccaatacaataataactgatagtaattttgaaatttaagatTGTTGTATTGTTGATGACTTATGTTAtccatttataaaacatacagACAAACATCTAACTTAAGATAATActagtaaaaaatactttaaatctCAGTTTCCCAACTGGTGGTTGTGCATATGGTATTCCTTTAAAGCTGTAATATTCTGTGccatcaaatagctttttaatacaTCCTCTCAGTTCAccatttttagtatttactaatggttcctaaaataaaaaatggtttaattacaatgtatcaaaacaaaaaaatataattactaaccCTCTTACTCTTACCCTCTtcattatattagtttttgaAGAATATCTTGTAATGAAGCACCTTTGGACTTTGGccgattgaaataaaattttttttacatataaactcATTAGGTACATAGAATCAATATCACAATTTAGTTCAAAGTTTACTCTTCATAGCTTCGCAACAACTCAAcacacttaaattatattttcaatattataatatgatgctccttatatttttatgagatAAGGACGATGAAAGAGACCTTTTAATATGGGATTGGTATATTACATTTACGTTACGACCATTTTAGCATGGTTTGTAAGttgtcttatatttattttgaaatatattggaTCGGaggatttttgaatttcatttCAACCACCAACTCAAAATTAACAAGACgaagtaaactttttattattattttatggctaattgtaattttttttatttttttttttatttcgccCATGGCGCAGGCTATAGTCTTTCGACCATACCGCCTAGTCTTGgctaattgtaaattaattttgtcattTATCTGTCATTGCCAAAGCTTTCGTCGTTTGACGTTTTCGGTACAAAGGTAAAAACATAAAGCTGATCTATTAACATTCACGAAGGCTAAATCCTtcgtaaatgttaataaaacgaTATTTTATCTTTGTGATCTAGTAAAAAATTCGATTGAGCATTAGATtgcaaataactttttattttataataacttatagTTTATTGAAAGGgataaatttatcaaacaattataaactttagGTTTAATATTCTGTGTATAACGCGGGAACTTTTCGCGGGAGATTTGATCGTAGAATGAAACGGAATAGTTTTAGCATGCagtatcattataattataaccgcgaccatttgtaaaaaaaaaatatatcagcaTCTAAAcaccaattatttaaaatacttgaattacatttaaatataattatgttttgcaggaatatttttagtttcgaTGATAGATAATGTAAATATCTGACTTACGTACCACGACCACTAGTAATgcatttcaatatataattttggaaATACACGTTTAAGGTATTTGAGCATATTTTGGCAGAaaggatattaatttaatacatttcatcTTTTGctgataatgttttttaaatgaaacttgCAGctgtaaatgacaaaaaatagaaaattaaacaacatCTAGGTCATTTTTAATGAAAGGGgaggaaaataatattgcctgaaaaggaaaataattgaGCGCTGCATTTATGTATGaagtaagtattaataattatttcaatttgtattatttttttgggtattaattcagttttatttaatattgtattattaaaaaataaagcgtTCTTCGTTCTTGAAAGCGTAGGCGTAGGCGTAaagttcaaacaaaaaaaagtcaCCCAATGAAAGTATTGGATTTATTCTACCTGTGTCCTTATCAGTCCTGCCACTTCAAACAAACTATGTAAATAAGGATTAGttatattatcaattttattgtaagCTGGAATTATTTTCGAACGACCAGAAACGCGATAACTGAACAAAATTGAACATTTGTGCAAATAAAtgcgaatattatttatatattctaattgtttattttgcaaatatttaCTGAAGCTTTCGCAcgtgttatatgatatatgtttgtattgttttatatgaaaacgaGTACCTACTGTGCGCGTACGTAACTCGCGTATGGTAGGTACTATTAAACGTAACTTTCCgcaatatgataaaaatatataattgtacgAAGGTTGgctgttataaaaaaacttattttttactaaaaaactcatacttaaagtgatttttttccaaaaggAATTAGCTATGTCAAATTGCTACTATGTACACGTAGAACGAAAAgagtatgtattaattaaatacaaataaatgctGCTATTTCTTCAGTACATCATTAAACCATTTTCAATATCAGCTGCATTACACAAAATCAACCATAACATAATACACATTGAACAAATCAAAGTTCTTATTAATGtagattattatagatattgcaaaaattaatatgttattatcgTAACACGTGACATACTCAAGTTGTTTCTCAcgatataacaataatcattacaataatttattgattgagCTACTGTTTGCTGTGGCCCTTATTAAATGAATGACAACTGACACCTGTCATTTTCATAGTGATGTGTACAGATAAACCAGATAAAGGTGCAATATGTGCAGCCATGCATATTACGTGCGTCGGGTTAAGTCAGTGGAAGTCAAGGTTTAGCtgattatttctattattataaacaaatttaaaaataatcatttttgtttctattaaGTTATTATCGAAAAGTAATCAACAGTCAATATAGGTATTCTCACTATTTTTTTTGGCCATCtccgtttaaaatataaccatTGAGTGGCTGGAACAAATCCCGAGTTAATATAGGCTATAGGCAATAGGCATTTTTATCATAGATTTCATATCTGTAGCCGAGGTCCATCAGATCCATTCATGTCGagacagaatacgaaattccacaactgagtggtttttaaagcagtttttgccgcgcacaaccactatgtggaaccagctgcctaaCGAATTTTATCCGACTCAATTCAataggatccttcaagaaaagggcgtatcgtttcttaaaaggccagcaatgCACTTGCGAGGATTCTTGCAATATAAGTGGTCATAGTCGGCGTCTTCCGATCTATTTAGAAAAGCAATTTACACTTTTCCTTCAACATTATTTCTGTCTATTCCTAGTtcctatataaattaaatctggctccatacattttataaactcAGTGCTGaaggtaaaattatatttcagggCTACAAACGTGTGTCTTGGACTAACAAAAGCTTAAGAGCATTTTTCCGCTCATTTCAAATCGATTTTTATTCGAGTTCACCCTTTCAACCGTTTAGTTTTCTATAGACCTGCATCGTCATTATTTATACCCCTTTATGGCGAGCCCTTAACAACAaaacttaacattttaaaactccGACCCACAATGGATGATgtattgaagttttttttaaacttcggATTAAAAGCGAGTcggtataaatgttttaatatttaaaagattaacGTCATGTTAGTCGTAAGTagaggtaaatatttttatcaaatcatgtttgtttttgaCTTTATCCTTGAGtgtaaataactaataaaaacgACGAGAAACTGTatgcataattattatgtaaagaaCTTTTGGATTAGACATACTCAAGTAATAGTTTGCACTAAACTTTCAGGCatatacaaaaacttttaGTATAAGAAGCCGCTAAGACTCTTCTTCTGTTCATGTTTCATCCTGAATATTAAGCAATCGCTATGTGACAATATTGATCGCAATCGTGATATATAGAGATATAGAGAGGGTATAATCTTAGTCACCATCTTCATACGAATTTGAGGACGTTAAAGTCCGCCTTTTGGAAGGCATTGTATCAATTACAAATCCTCAAAACGTGGTTTTACATATATAGGAAAATTTGCTACGTCTTAATTAGTGTAGACTAGCAGTAGCAATATCTaccatttaacaattaaattatgactCTTACAAAATGTCCTTTCGTCTGTGTCTGAAGTAAATGTGATTATGAATTAACCAATTTCCTTGTGACATTGTTAATCATTAGTTAAATCCGAAACAAGCAAATAATGATCCTTGCTTTCAGCTTCTAAGTCCGCAGAATTATGCTCGGTGGCGAGCTGTTTGCGTCGTGTTAGGGGCGCGCTAATAAAGGGTTGAAAGTGTTGTTACTGTATcgataaaaatctattaatgcACGGAATTatagatagatttatttatttctgtttctgGCGGCGTATGATCCATATTTGATATTGGGCgtcaatcaatcaaatgaAAATGCGAATCCAaccaatgtataaaaaaaattgttcttatTGCAGTTCACGATTGGTCTTGGTATCTTCAGGCGATTTGTCCTTTATGACACTTACGAGCAACAATTAATTGAAGAACACAGCCAAGGTTTAAACGCCTTCAGCTCAGAGGCGCACACTTACCCACGACgctaaaaatcaaaattaagttaaagaTAAACCTAAAAACGAACATTTAACTACCACACaacctaaaaattaaaaaaaacattaaatagtaaagtggaaatgggtcGGTCGCATTGCCCGCATTTCTGATGAAAATAATAAGGGTCATAAATACTGCATGGAACAGCCCAGTGGAATGTAAAAAAAGGACACCCAACAGAAACCTGAGaagatgaaattaaaaaatcccaAATCCAGATTATATAGTACTCGAATACaagctattattttatatgttaagtttaacaaaaatatagtgtTAATCACGTCACTAAAATCAACCCTACGCGTGTTCTGACTAGAGTCGCATTATAATGCATTCATAACCTCTCGAGCGTGGCGACTCTAAAGTAACTAAACTGTCGGGACCAACCcttttgcattttatttattattttaaacggcacagttataattttaagatttgaGGGTTGAAGCTGCGTCATTAACGAAATGAAACACCTGTTTTATTAGCTTTAAACTTACATATTTGATGGAATTATTCAAtctaatttaaacataattcctaataatttaactgaaaattttgtattgtaacaatgtttaatattgtCGTCTTGCCTCTTCGCAATTACTGATcatacaatcaaacaaaataaaaacaattattaaaacctttaaacCAAAGACAGCAAATCATTATTTTCAGATAGCAATCGTTGATTAAGTAAAAAGTATTCGGtgaattattatcataatataaacacgaaaaattgtctttgtagtggataaattgaaattatttcgcCAATATTGAGATTAAAGCTGCATTATCAACGAGTAATATAACTTTACGGTACAGTAAATAGGAGTGGTGTTTTTTGAGACCATTCCTCAGTTTGTTTGGTTAAAGGCGCGTCGAGGGCAATTCTGGGACTACGATTACTAATTGATGAATTATTCTATCAATTGAATCGCTATATGAACGAACGAATTAACGCAGGTGTACACCTTACATGtcatattttaagatattatattttgtatatgtttaacTGACAGGTGATTTCATAGATTTTAATGATGTTTCAGTTTTCGACTTCTGTttcattgttaattttgtaGGGCATCCTGTACATCCCtacctaataaaattatagtttcaACGATTCTACAGTTTATATCTACGTTTCTGTGAACCAATATACCTAACCGTTATAAGCTtggtattcataaaataatgaaatgaatcATTTAAAACATACTGGCAACGTTTATAAGCGACATATTTCCACCCTTTAAAAATCCGTGACGcactttatcaatattttagcAAGAAATTGCTATTCAGGCGTATCGAtgttttttaatcaatcatgtggaaaatattataacggGTGAAGtgtcaaataaaacattacatataatatacaacattATGCGTTCAGTAAAAAACAATAGTATAATGTAATATCATTTgccttcatttaaataatatcgaaCACACCATGTATATGCCAAGACTTAAGTATAATTGtacttaattctaatatacctaataactaaccttaaaatttaataattaaaatatattactaaaagGAGTCCATTTAGGCAAgtttccgaagatactagcagcgttcccccaaAAAACAATTAGGAGATTGACGACCTGAAATATCATGGGTTCTGGGCATGCAAAGGCTACCTAGAAAGAATAAGGGAACATTGAGAGATATTTGGATATACTAGTACACATGAGTTATTCTAGTTAGCTATTTCAATAACGGTatccaatttttttactaacctACCCACACCGTTGCCTTTTTGATTATGCCTtgagtttcctcacgattttttCCTTACTTACGAATACGGAAAATCTTTCACACAGCTTGGCTTGAACCTAAAACCCTagggatgagagttgcacgctaTAGCTAACATTGCTTCACAGTAAcgatgtattaaataatataataaaagtatatctcgtttttaaactaataaaacaatttatacacACTGCCTTCAACCCTTTATGGGCACACTAACATCCGAATGCGTGTctgatcaaatatttatataatttatggctTGTCGATATTGACAAAGGATCGAAATAAAAAACGACACTTTCACGCGCTGTTAACCCATTAGACATTGCGTAAGGTGGTTGTTAGATACATAACATCTGTTAGAGCAATTatgttcattatttatttatatagacgggttatgtatgatttttgacagaaacaaaaataaataacagttaagaaaataaatataaaacataccaGCCATTTGAATAGTTAAATTGACCTCAggatcaatttaaaaacatcaggAGAACAAAAGACCGCGAGGAAAGAGGCtgttgatgatgatgattagCTTTTAATACCTGTCAACGTTTATTTATCTACGTACCTAAATTAAAAGTCCcgtcaagaaatatataaaaccttcCAGCCTTTGTAGCGGTAGTGGAAAAAGATTGAGTATTGTCGCCATAagttttgacaacaattaggaatatattaaatgttcttactattattattattaatatggcATTTGCACGTCTATTTTATATGCACCGCAGGATTTTcagctttttttaataatcaagtTTATTGCATTTCTTCTCAACCACTCTGTGCCctttattaagaattggttGTAAATATaggaaaatttcattttttattaaagatattttatatacatgaactaataagtaatataagcGATGTGTGATCAACGAATACACAAAGTATtcgactaataataattaattatgcattATGCACACATATAATTAGCCCAAATGCGgcccaaaataattttaaaacatataatatattttcctgACAATGCCTCAATTCACAAATATATCGAACCGTTTCTCTGTATATTAACAGATTTTACTTTACACAGTATACTTAGAAGTTAGAAAGTGATAGTGCATGCTTgtaacttaaaactaaattaaaaccttGCTAGGGACTTGGAGACCAACTCGTGACTCCCATGGGACTAGGGGCGTGTCCACCTACT
This DNA window, taken from Pieris rapae chromosome 16, ilPieRapa1.1, whole genome shotgun sequence, encodes the following:
- the LOC110991739 gene encoding esterase E4, encoding MYLMSLYVKKILFQSAKVQRCFITRYSSKTNIMKREPLVNTKNGELRGCIKKLFDGTEYYSFKGIPYAQPPVGKLRFKAPLPAKPWKGVYDALRHGPICPQFEAQTRQVKEGSEDCLYLNVYTKSIESSTKSPVMVFIHGGGFISGSGNTDLYGPEFILQHNVVLVTINYRLEVFGFLNLDIPEVPGNAGMKDQVLALRWVQENINDFGGDSNNVTIFGESAGAASVTYHMVSPMSRKLFHKVIAQSGVCTANWALGVDGKNRAFRLCKLLGNETRDPIEALTFLQSVPATDLVGKTFKTVTNDERHRGLPIHFCPSIEKKYGHNEVFLPEHPEQAFHNRDSVNVPLMIGYNSREGLVLLLTESKKIEYRNKNPSSFVPREIYNVVNEGKLKEIGLKIKEFYFGGQDITIEDTEKICDLQSDLYFTYPIHYFIELYARNTLPVYMYSFNYDTDLNFFKNLMGASDIKGAAHVDELFYIFCCAMNRDYYEENESLRSIINNVTRLWTDFAKNGNPVSNSAINWQPYTIKNKEYLNIDKSMALGRYVDQRRIEFWKKMYKEAGLHCIRSNL